A genomic segment from Janthinobacterium sp. 64 encodes:
- a CDS encoding ABC transporter substrate-binding protein, whose amino-acid sequence MKKTVLAMGALALTLSFGAQAQISDGVVKVGILTDMSGPYSAMGGRGSVVASQMAVEDCLKAECKGMKIEIVSADHLNKADIAASKAREWLDRDKVDAIADLTNSSVALSVQKLMKEKGGIAMFSGPATTRLTNEDCSPNGFHWMFDTYSQAAGTAAALTKLGQKSWYFVTVDYAFGHSLEKDASEVVKHNGGTVLGAVRHPLNASDFSSFLVQAQGSKAQVIGLANGGADTVSAIKQAREFRIGSGKDQRLAALLVFLSDVHALGLETAQGLVYADGFYWDYDDRSRAFAKRFEALNKGAKPTMVQAGVYSSVYHYLKSVAAAKSDDSKIVAQKMRELPIKDAVMNNASIRPDGRVIHDMYLVQVKTPAESKGAWDYLKVLSTIPADQAFKTMDAAACNLVKK is encoded by the coding sequence ATGAAAAAAACCGTTCTGGCCATGGGCGCGCTGGCGCTCACCCTGTCCTTTGGCGCGCAGGCGCAGATTTCCGATGGCGTCGTCAAGGTGGGTATCCTGACCGACATGTCCGGCCCGTACTCGGCCATGGGCGGGCGCGGCTCCGTCGTCGCCAGCCAGATGGCCGTCGAGGATTGCCTGAAGGCCGAATGCAAGGGCATGAAGATCGAAATCGTCTCGGCCGACCACTTGAACAAGGCCGATATCGCCGCCTCCAAGGCGCGCGAATGGCTGGACCGCGACAAGGTCGACGCCATCGCCGACCTGACAAATTCCTCGGTGGCCCTGTCCGTGCAAAAGCTGATGAAAGAAAAGGGCGGCATCGCCATGTTCAGCGGCCCGGCCACCACGCGCCTGACCAATGAAGACTGTTCGCCGAACGGCTTCCACTGGATGTTCGACACGTACTCGCAGGCGGCCGGCACGGCGGCGGCGCTGACGAAACTGGGGCAGAAATCGTGGTACTTCGTCACCGTCGATTACGCCTTCGGCCATTCGCTGGAAAAAGACGCCAGCGAAGTCGTCAAGCACAACGGCGGCACGGTGCTGGGCGCCGTGCGCCATCCGCTCAACGCCTCGGATTTCTCGTCCTTCCTGGTGCAGGCGCAGGGTTCCAAGGCGCAGGTGATCGGCCTGGCCAATGGTGGGGCGGACACCGTCTCCGCCATCAAGCAGGCGCGCGAATTTCGCATCGGCAGCGGCAAGGACCAGCGCCTGGCCGCCTTGCTCGTGTTCCTGTCCGACGTGCACGCGCTGGGCCTGGAAACGGCACAGGGCCTCGTCTACGCGGACGGTTTTTACTGGGATTACGACGACCGCAGCCGCGCGTTCGCCAAGCGTTTCGAGGCGCTCAACAAGGGCGCCAAGCCGACCATGGTGCAGGCGGGCGTGTATTCCAGTGTCTACCACTACCTGAAATCGGTGGCGGCGGCCAAAAGCGACGATTCGAAGATCGTCGCCCAGAAAATGCGCGAGCTGCCGATCAAGGACGCCGTCATGAACAACGCCTCCATCCGCCCCGACGGCCGCGTCATCCACGACATGTACCTGGTGCAGGTGAAAACCCCGGCCGAATCGAAAGGCGCGTGGGATTACCTGAAAGTGCTGTCGACCATCCCCGCCGACCAGGCGTTCAAGACTATGGATGCGGCGGCGTGCAACCTCGTTAAAAAATAA
- the bla gene encoding subclass B3 metallo-beta-lactamase, giving the protein MLATVATMAAGTVQAKKLATVQDKPVNCDNCKEWNAPVKPFNVFGNTWYVGTAGLSAVLVTSPQGHILLDGALPQSAPLIVANIKALGFRIEDVKVILNSHAHWDHAGGIAALQRASGATVMASAAAGPVLQSGTNGKDDPQYQADPVVHVAKVAKVKVVGEGETVKVGPLTLTAHMTPGHTPGGTTWTWTSCEGQRCLDVVYADSLNPYSSGDFTYTGKGGTPDISASFEASIAKVAALPCDIIIPVHPGTTDVLGKAARRSGTDNPLIDASACRAYAAEAGGLLAKRLAKERGVALPAEAKGAAHAH; this is encoded by the coding sequence ATGCTGGCTACGGTTGCGACCATGGCGGCTGGTACGGTGCAGGCGAAGAAGCTGGCGACTGTGCAGGATAAACCGGTGAATTGTGATAATTGCAAGGAATGGAACGCGCCCGTCAAGCCGTTCAATGTCTTTGGCAATACCTGGTATGTGGGCACGGCCGGCCTGTCGGCCGTGCTGGTGACGAGTCCGCAGGGCCATATCCTGCTCGACGGCGCGCTGCCGCAATCGGCGCCCTTGATCGTGGCGAACATCAAGGCGCTGGGCTTTCGCATCGAGGATGTGAAAGTCATCCTCAATTCGCATGCGCATTGGGACCATGCGGGCGGCATCGCCGCGCTGCAACGGGCCAGCGGCGCCACCGTGATGGCCAGCGCGGCGGCCGGCCCCGTGCTGCAAAGCGGCACCAATGGCAAGGACGATCCGCAGTACCAGGCCGATCCCGTCGTGCATGTCGCGAAAGTCGCCAAGGTCAAGGTGGTGGGCGAGGGCGAGACCGTCAAGGTAGGACCGTTGACCTTGACGGCCCACATGACGCCGGGCCACACGCCAGGCGGCACGACGTGGACGTGGACCTCGTGCGAAGGCCAGCGCTGCCTGGACGTCGTGTATGCGGATAGCCTGAACCCGTATTCCAGTGGCGATTTTACTTACACAGGCAAAGGCGGCACGCCCGATATCTCGGCCTCGTTCGAAGCGAGCATCGCCAAGGTGGCGGCCTTGCCATGCGACATTATCATCCCCGTGCATCCGGGCACGACGGACGTGCTGGGCAAGGCCGCCAGGCGCAGCGGTACGGACAATCCCCTGATCGACGCCAGCGCCTGCCGCGCCTATGCGGCCGAAGCGGGCGGCTTGCTGGCCAAGCGCCTGGCGAAAGAGCGGGGCGTGGCGTTACCAGCCGAAGCGAAAGGCGCGGCGCACGCGCACTAA
- a CDS encoding LysR family transcriptional regulator yields MLDWDNVRVFLELTRSAGLVDAAKKLGIDHSTVSRRMRKFEEQVGTQLFDRNYVGYQLTPEGHRLMEYAETMESTVFAATEELGEHNRLLSGQVRLGATEGFGAIVLAPHLAQFCGRYPHISVDLIAVPRFVSLSKREADVAISIERPLSGPYVVTKLSDYRLKLYATPAYLARHAPITSVAQLAQHPIIGYVDDLVFSSELRYMDNVAPDSLRAFRSTSVIAQYHAARAGQALAILPCFVAQQSNELVPVLDGEIDLLRAFWMISPSERRNIARVSALWNYLRSAIDLNHAYLMGKTAVPSWPS; encoded by the coding sequence ATGCTCGATTGGGACAATGTACGGGTCTTCCTGGAACTGACGCGCAGCGCGGGACTCGTCGATGCGGCGAAAAAGCTGGGCATCGACCATTCCACCGTGTCGCGGCGCATGCGCAAGTTCGAGGAGCAGGTGGGCACGCAGCTGTTCGACCGCAACTACGTGGGCTACCAGCTGACGCCCGAAGGCCACCGCCTGATGGAATACGCGGAAACCATGGAAAGCACGGTGTTCGCCGCCACCGAGGAGCTGGGCGAACACAACCGATTGCTGTCGGGCCAGGTGCGCCTGGGCGCCACGGAAGGCTTCGGCGCCATCGTGCTGGCGCCGCACCTGGCGCAGTTTTGCGGCCGCTATCCGCACATCAGCGTGGACCTGATCGCCGTGCCCCGTTTCGTCAGCCTGTCCAAACGCGAGGCGGACGTGGCCATTTCCATCGAGCGTCCCCTGTCCGGCCCCTACGTGGTGACGAAGCTGTCCGACTACCGGCTGAAACTGTACGCCACGCCAGCCTACCTGGCGCGCCACGCGCCGATCACCAGCGTGGCGCAGCTGGCGCAGCATCCGATCATCGGCTACGTGGATGATCTGGTCTTCAGTTCGGAACTGCGCTACATGGACAACGTGGCGCCCGATTCCCTGCGCGCGTTTCGCAGCACCAGCGTCATCGCCCAGTACCACGCGGCGCGCGCGGGCCAGGCGCTGGCGATTTTGCCCTGCTTTGTGGCGCAGCAGTCGAACGAACTGGTGCCCGTGCTCGATGGCGAGATCGACCTGCTGCGCGCCTTCTGGATGATTTCACCGAGCGAGCGGCGCAACATCGCCAGGGTCAGCGCCCTGTGGAATTACCTGCGCAGCGCCATCGATTTGAACCACGCCTACCTGATGGGCAAAACGGCCGTGCCCAGCTGGCCAAGCTGA
- a CDS encoding DUF1624 domain-containing protein produces MTASLTSPATLRARIAVIDVMRGLVMLIMLFDHVRETVFLHHQVSDPMDAAHVDPALFFTRLAAHVCAPMFVFLTGLSAWLYAHPAAGPRSATGFLFKRGLLLVVLELVFVNFAWMGTFTPAILYLQVIWVIGLAMMALAVLHKLPLKVLLVLGVAIIAGQHLFTWLHAEEGSLGYYLLTVLLQRGYLVADGAMKIKVSYPLLPWIGVIVLGYAAGPLYARGLSAEGRRRLLLALGGGSLLLLGLLRGLNIYGETLPWVAGDTALRTAMSVLNFTKYPPSLDFLLFTLGLGLLGMAWLESVDNWFTRACATFGGAPMFYYLLHLYLLLVIRIVLTAVLGANHGTRYGVEHIWQVWLIALALMPVLYFPCRAFANYKRTSKQAWVRYF; encoded by the coding sequence ATGACTGCCTCCCTGACTTCCCCCGCCACCCTGCGCGCCCGCATCGCCGTCATCGACGTCATGCGCGGCCTCGTCATGCTGATCATGCTGTTCGACCATGTGCGCGAAACGGTCTTCCTGCACCACCAGGTCAGCGACCCCATGGATGCGGCCCATGTCGACCCGGCACTGTTCTTCACGCGCCTGGCCGCCCACGTGTGCGCGCCCATGTTTGTCTTTTTGACGGGCTTGTCGGCCTGGCTGTATGCGCATCCGGCCGCCGGTCCGCGCAGCGCTACCGGTTTCCTGTTCAAGCGGGGCTTGCTGCTCGTCGTGCTGGAACTGGTGTTCGTCAACTTTGCCTGGATGGGCACTTTCACGCCGGCGATCCTGTATCTGCAGGTGATCTGGGTCATCGGCCTGGCCATGATGGCGCTGGCCGTGCTGCATAAGCTGCCGTTGAAAGTGCTGCTCGTGCTGGGCGTGGCGATCATCGCGGGCCAGCATTTGTTTACCTGGCTGCACGCAGAAGAGGGCAGCCTTGGCTACTATCTGCTGACGGTGTTGCTGCAACGCGGTTATCTGGTGGCGGACGGCGCCATGAAAATCAAGGTCAGCTATCCGCTGCTGCCGTGGATAGGCGTGATCGTGCTCGGCTATGCGGCCGGACCCCTGTATGCGCGGGGGCTGTCCGCCGAAGGACGTCGGCGCCTGCTGCTGGCGCTGGGCGGTGGCAGCTTGCTGCTCTTGGGCCTGCTGCGCGGCTTGAATATTTATGGTGAAACCCTGCCGTGGGTGGCCGGCGACACGGCCTTGCGCACGGCCATGAGCGTGCTGAACTTCACCAAGTATCCGCCGTCGCTGGACTTCCTGCTGTTCACCCTGGGCTTGGGCTTGCTGGGCATGGCCTGGCTGGAAAGCGTCGATAACTGGTTTACGCGGGCCTGCGCCACCTTTGGCGGCGCGCCCATGTTCTACTATCTGCTGCACCTGTATCTGCTGCTGGTCATTCGCATCGTGCTGACTGCCGTGCTGGGCGCCAATCATGGCACCCGCTATGGCGTCGAGCACATTTGGCAAGTGTGGCTGATCGCGCTGGCCCTGATGCCCGTGCTGTATTTCCCTTGCCGCGCGTTTGCCAATTACAAGCGCACGTCGAAGCAGGCCTGGGTGCGCTACTTCTAA
- a CDS encoding M56 family metallopeptidase produces MNLDMGLGIELGKLVPALGWVLLYFVWQGVIVGAVSAVLLWLLRHASARWRYAVCALALLLCLCIPAVHLLSLLSGTALAQLPVDAPPAWRAALQAWMPALVLAWSAGVGLMSLRLCLGLAWVGKLRRQAVAAPAIWQARLDALALRMGLRQPLPLKLHAGLASPVTVGFWRPVILLPAALLSGMPVALLEALLAHELAHVRRWDYLVNLLQSVAEALLFFHPVVWWLSARMRAEREQVADALAAQALQDPQQLATALHALSLQTAASQHSGLLMSARGGALLTRIERLMAPGLDTAGWKLAVPAMLLACATLLLQTQGKPEVSGATLAEAAAAMLDLPVSAKHMLVFDDSTGQVLMAKDADAVVPIASITKLMTAMVVLDAGLDPDEQLRIVRADGNASLQRHSLLADGVAVSRGALLQLALLPSENRAAAALARTYPGGNAAFQQALQAKIRHLGLHRTTLLDPVGSSPANTSTASEVAKIVAAAARYPDIARITSHPQASVAVNGKVRTLRNTNPLVGGKGWDILLSKTGSSHEAGSCLTMRMRSGGKHVTVVLLDADGAQRRSLDAGHIRDTLADRTGRMH; encoded by the coding sequence ATGAACCTGGACATGGGCTTGGGCATTGAGTTGGGCAAGCTTGTCCCGGCGCTGGGCTGGGTCTTGCTGTATTTTGTCTGGCAGGGCGTGATCGTCGGCGCCGTCTCCGCCGTCCTGCTCTGGCTGCTGCGCCACGCCAGCGCGCGCTGGCGCTATGCCGTGTGCGCGCTGGCACTGCTGCTGTGCCTGTGCATTCCCGCCGTCCATCTGCTTTCTCTGCTGTCTGGCACAGCGCTGGCCCAGCTGCCCGTGGACGCGCCACCCGCCTGGCGTGCCGCGCTGCAAGCGTGGATGCCGGCCCTGGTGCTGGCCTGGAGCGCCGGTGTCGGTCTGATGAGCTTGCGCCTGTGCCTGGGCCTGGCCTGGGTCGGCAAGCTGCGGCGCCAGGCCGTGGCCGCGCCCGCCATCTGGCAGGCGCGCCTCGATGCGCTGGCGCTGCGCATGGGCTTGCGCCAGCCTCTGCCACTGAAGCTGCACGCTGGGCTGGCCAGCCCCGTCACCGTGGGTTTCTGGCGCCCCGTCATCCTGCTGCCCGCCGCCTTGCTGAGCGGCATGCCCGTCGCCTTGCTCGAAGCGCTGCTGGCGCATGAACTGGCGCACGTGCGGCGCTGGGATTACCTGGTCAACCTCTTGCAAAGCGTGGCCGAGGCGCTGCTGTTTTTTCACCCCGTCGTCTGGTGGCTGTCGGCGCGCATGCGGGCCGAACGGGAACAGGTGGCCGATGCGCTGGCTGCGCAAGCGCTGCAAGACCCGCAGCAGCTGGCCACGGCCCTGCATGCGCTGTCCTTGCAGACGGCCGCGTCGCAGCATTCCGGCTTGCTGATGTCGGCCCGCGGCGGGGCACTGCTCACGCGGATCGAACGCCTGATGGCGCCCGGCCTTGATACGGCCGGCTGGAAACTGGCCGTGCCGGCCATGCTGCTGGCCTGCGCCACCTTATTGCTGCAGACGCAGGGCAAGCCCGAAGTCAGCGGGGCGACCCTGGCCGAGGCCGCCGCCGCGATGCTGGACTTGCCCGTCAGCGCCAAACACATGCTGGTATTTGACGACAGCACGGGCCAGGTGCTGATGGCGAAAGATGCGGACGCCGTCGTGCCCATCGCCTCGATCACCAAGCTGATGACGGCCATGGTGGTGCTCGATGCGGGACTCGATCCCGATGAACAGCTGCGCATCGTGCGCGCCGATGGGAATGCTTCGCTGCAGCGCCACAGCCTGCTGGCCGATGGCGTGGCCGTGTCGCGCGGCGCGCTGTTGCAACTGGCGCTGTTGCCGTCCGAAAACCGCGCCGCCGCCGCGCTGGCGCGCACCTATCCGGGCGGCAACGCCGCGTTTCAGCAGGCACTGCAGGCGAAGATCCGCCACCTGGGTTTGCACCGCACCACCTTGCTGGACCCCGTCGGCAGTTCGCCCGCGAATACGTCCACGGCCAGCGAGGTGGCGAAGATCGTCGCGGCAGCCGCGCGCTATCCCGACATCGCGCGCATCACCAGCCACCCGCAAGCGAGCGTGGCCGTCAATGGCAAGGTCCGTACCTTGCGCAACACCAACCCGCTGGTCGGTGGTAAAGGCTGGGACATTCTGCTGTCCAAGACGGGCAGCAGCCACGAGGCGGGCAGTTGCCTGACCATGCGCATGCGCAGCGGCGGCAAGCACGTCACCGTGGTGCTGCTGGACGCCGACGGCGCGCAGCGGCGCTCGCTCGACGCCGGACACATCCGCGACACCCTGGCCGACAGGACTGGCCGCATGCATTGA
- a CDS encoding BlaI/MecI/CopY family transcriptional regulator has protein sequence MLKNTSTLHPTAAELDLLRILWQRGPSDARAVYEALAAERADASYATVLRQLQLMHGKGLLSRDESQRPQLYAAVDAQEKLQTSLLKDLIGKVFSGSGKALVLTALREHVSDAERLEIEKILRSKDGGAP, from the coding sequence ATGTTAAAAAATACCTCCACTCTCCATCCCACGGCCGCCGAACTGGACCTGCTGCGCATCCTGTGGCAGCGCGGTCCGTCCGACGCGCGCGCCGTGTACGAGGCCCTGGCCGCCGAGCGTGCCGACGCCAGCTACGCCACCGTGCTGCGCCAGTTGCAGCTGATGCATGGCAAGGGACTCTTGAGCCGCGATGAAAGCCAGCGGCCGCAGCTGTATGCGGCCGTCGACGCGCAGGAAAAGTTACAGACCAGCTTGCTCAAGGACTTGATCGGCAAGGTGTTTTCCGGTTCCGGCAAGGCGCTCGTGCTGACGGCGCTGCGCGAGCACGTGAGCGACGCGGAACGCCTGGAAATTGAAAAAATCCTGCGCAGCAAGGATGGCGGCGCGCCATGA
- a CDS encoding isochorismatase family protein: protein MLMDANQAVLVIVDLQGRLMPAIHDAGLVLAQNLRLAKIARLLDVPVLGTEQNRQGLGPNVEEIAALCERTLHKTHFGACFDGLQDILPPGRKQIVVTGCEAHVCMLQTAIGLLQLDYEVIIAIDAVGSRQGASRDAALARLDKLGAHLVTVEMLAFEWLRDCKHPRFREVLALIK from the coding sequence ATGCTGATGGATGCGAACCAGGCCGTACTGGTCATTGTCGACCTGCAAGGCCGTTTGATGCCGGCCATCCACGACGCCGGCCTGGTGCTGGCGCAAAACCTGCGCCTGGCGAAGATCGCCCGCCTGCTCGACGTGCCCGTGCTGGGCACGGAACAGAACCGCCAGGGTCTGGGGCCCAACGTGGAAGAAATCGCCGCCCTGTGCGAACGGACCTTGCACAAGACGCATTTCGGCGCCTGCTTTGACGGCTTGCAGGATATTCTGCCGCCAGGGCGCAAACAGATCGTCGTCACGGGGTGCGAAGCCCATGTGTGCATGCTGCAGACGGCCATCGGCCTGCTGCAGCTGGACTACGAGGTCATCATCGCCATCGATGCCGTCGGTTCGCGCCAGGGGGCCAGCCGCGACGCGGCGCTGGCCCGCCTGGACAAGCTCGGCGCCCATCTGGTGACGGTGGAAATGCTGGCCTTTGAATGGTTGCGGGACTGCAAGCATCCGCGCTTCCGCGAAGTGCTCGCACTGATTAAATAG
- a CDS encoding TonB-dependent siderophore receptor, translating to MSVFLRRPVALLLAAASPWSLAVDGAQADDVVTVKAERQHYRSLSATGATKTDALLMDLPQSVRVLTGDLLRDAGVTTLAGALDLASGIAKQSPLGGLWDSYAMRGFTGDPNFGSDYMVNGFSSSRGYNGMRDGGNTQAIEVLKGPASALYGRGEPGGTVNITTKKPQFAPAYSADVSLGSFRTRRAAVDLTGPLSDTIAYRLNAAQEEGHSFRDTVKVARSLFSPSFLWMVGEHTTVSYEIEAVRQRAPFDRGVVAVNGQLGAVPVSRFLGEPGDGPMTVKSLGQQLFIHHALSDDWTVQAGASYRDSALSGYSTEASKLLADGLTLQRQRRHRDFSATDVSARVEVLGKFKTGALAHEVLAGVDAYHFDDHRVQLRRNPSAANAYAIDIVNPAYGGKAAPLALSIDTQEGQKARGLYAQDQLDLGAQWKALVGVRHDTYTQDVTNNRLHVSNRQSLSATSPRAGLVYQPSKAWSLYASAAKGFRPNSGISIANQAFPAERSRSYELGAKLETGKLTGTVAVYDIRKSNVLTTNPANTDFAIAAGEVGSRGLELDVSGELARGLRVSGAYAYTNATVTRGDNTIVTGSRFANVPRHSANLLATQQFALGSGTASVGGGLQYVGERLGDVAVSSSFTLPAYTTAKLLASYSPNAKLRLALNVENLFNRSYYASSYSQLWVAPGAERAVTLNAHYRF from the coding sequence ATGTCCGTATTTTTACGCCGCCCCGTGGCGCTTTTGCTGGCCGCCGCCAGTCCCTGGTCACTGGCAGTCGATGGTGCGCAGGCCGATGATGTCGTCACCGTCAAGGCCGAGCGCCAGCATTACCGCAGCCTGTCGGCCACGGGCGCCACCAAGACGGACGCCTTGCTGATGGACTTGCCGCAAAGCGTGCGCGTGCTGACGGGCGACTTGCTGCGCGACGCGGGCGTGACGACCCTGGCCGGCGCGCTGGACCTGGCCAGCGGCATTGCAAAACAAAGCCCGCTGGGCGGCCTGTGGGACAGCTACGCCATGCGCGGCTTTACGGGCGACCCGAATTTCGGCTCCGATTACATGGTCAACGGTTTCAGTTCCAGCCGCGGCTACAACGGCATGCGCGACGGCGGCAATACGCAGGCCATCGAAGTGCTGAAAGGCCCCGCGTCGGCCCTGTATGGCCGGGGCGAGCCGGGCGGCACGGTGAACATTACGACGAAAAAGCCGCAGTTCGCGCCCGCATACAGCGCCGATGTATCGCTGGGCAGCTTCCGCACGCGCCGCGCTGCCGTGGACTTGACGGGACCCTTGAGCGACACCATTGCCTACCGCCTGAACGCGGCGCAGGAAGAAGGGCACAGCTTCCGCGATACGGTGAAAGTCGCGCGCAGCCTGTTTTCGCCATCCTTCCTCTGGATGGTGGGCGAGCACACGACCGTGTCGTATGAAATCGAAGCGGTGCGGCAGCGCGCGCCGTTCGACCGCGGCGTCGTCGCCGTGAATGGCCAGCTGGGAGCGGTACCCGTGTCGCGCTTCCTGGGCGAGCCTGGCGACGGCCCGATGACGGTCAAGTCGCTGGGGCAGCAGTTATTTATTCACCACGCGCTGTCCGACGACTGGACGGTGCAGGCGGGCGCTTCCTACCGCGACAGCGCATTGAGCGGCTATTCGACCGAGGCGAGCAAGCTGCTGGCCGATGGCCTCACCCTGCAACGCCAGCGCCGCCACCGCGATTTTTCGGCCACCGACGTGTCGGCCCGCGTTGAAGTGCTGGGCAAGTTCAAAACGGGCGCGCTGGCGCACGAGGTGCTGGCCGGCGTCGACGCCTATCACTTCGACGACCACCGGGTGCAGCTGCGCCGCAACCCCTCGGCCGCGAATGCCTATGCCATCGACATTGTCAATCCCGCGTATGGCGGCAAGGCCGCTCCGCTGGCCCTGTCCATCGATACGCAGGAAGGGCAAAAGGCGCGGGGACTGTATGCGCAAGATCAACTGGACCTGGGCGCGCAATGGAAGGCGCTGGTCGGCGTGCGCCACGATACGTACACGCAGGACGTGACGAACAATCGCTTGCACGTGAGCAACCGCCAGTCGCTGTCGGCCACCAGTCCGCGCGCGGGCCTCGTCTACCAGCCGTCGAAAGCGTGGTCGCTGTATGCGAGTGCGGCCAAGGGTTTCCGCCCCAACAGCGGCATCAGCATCGCCAACCAGGCGTTTCCGGCCGAGCGCAGCCGCTCGTATGAGCTGGGCGCGAAGCTGGAAACGGGCAAGCTGACGGGCACCGTGGCCGTGTACGACATCCGCAAGAGCAATGTGCTGACGACCAATCCCGCCAACACGGACTTCGCCATCGCGGCGGGCGAGGTGGGCAGCCGTGGCCTGGAGCTCGACGTGTCGGGAGAACTGGCGCGCGGCTTGCGCGTCTCGGGCGCGTATGCCTACACCAACGCCACCGTCACGCGCGGCGACAATACGATCGTGACGGGCAGCCGCTTCGCCAACGTGCCGCGCCACAGCGCCAACCTGCTGGCTACCCAGCAATTCGCGCTGGGCTCGGGCACGGCCAGCGTGGGCGGTGGCCTGCAATACGTGGGCGAGCGCCTGGGCGACGTGGCCGTCAGCAGCAGCTTTACCCTGCCAGCCTACACGACGGCCAAACTGCTGGCGTCGTATTCTCCCAACGCCAAACTGCGATTGGCACTGAACGTGGAAAACCTGTTCAACCGCAGTTACTATGCGAGTTCCTATAGCCAGCTGTGGGTGGCGCCGGGGGCGGAGCGTGCGGTGACCTTGAATGCGCATTACAGGTTTTGA
- a CDS encoding tetratricopeptide repeat protein, with amino-acid sequence MREKLEKLLAQGRDNALLRFGLGDAYLKDHDAEQAALHLAQATVQQPGYSAAWKLLGKALHQLGRLDEAQAAWSTGVTVAQQQGDLQAVKEMTIFLKRLHKQQQAAE; translated from the coding sequence ATGCGTGAAAAGCTGGAGAAACTGCTGGCGCAGGGACGCGACAACGCGCTGCTGCGCTTTGGCCTGGGAGATGCTTACCTGAAAGACCATGACGCCGAGCAAGCCGCGCTGCACCTGGCGCAAGCCACCGTGCAGCAGCCTGGTTATTCCGCCGCCTGGAAACTGCTGGGCAAGGCCTTGCACCAGCTGGGCCGGCTGGACGAAGCGCAAGCCGCCTGGAGCACCGGCGTGACTGTGGCCCAGCAGCAAGGCGACTTGCAAGCCGTCAAGGAAATGACGATATTTCTGAAACGCCTGCACAAACAGCAGCAGGCGGCCGAGTAA